A part of Acropora palmata chromosome 6, jaAcrPala1.3, whole genome shotgun sequence genomic DNA contains:
- the LOC141885070 gene encoding uncharacterized protein LOC141885070, translating to MYAQSNLLPEEDADAVENVDLYLATNSDQLLSIFSEEDINHKLATFNDTFLSTLDTHAPIKTIRIRSCPCPYITPEIKDQMTSRAQLFPCYRQSRNADDWRAYKEARRSVKQLLKNAACDYICREVQLHKDNPGSLWKIIHTCIPSKEKESPVYSRDTELVANNFKQLFVSVGRNAAQTAAQLAIVNDINTSDTSLFSPPTISASAEEQFNFTPVTCLQVECIVLSMPSNKSPGPDKVSMRTFKDCLPVIVGPLTDIINCSFATSTFPNSWKTSEAIPLLKDGDHKEPTNNRPLSILAVASKICEKVALQCFNNYLQRNGLLR from the exons ATGTATGCTCAGTCTAACCTTCTCCCAGAGGAAGATGCAGATGCAGTTGAGAATGTGGACCTAT ACCTAGCAACCAATTCAGACCaacttctttcaattttttcagaGGAAGATATAAATCATAAACTTGCAACGTTTAACgacacttttctttccacACTAGACACTCATGCACCAATTAAGACGATCAGAATTCGCAGTTGTCCCTGTCCTTACATAACACCTGAAATTAAGGATCAGATGACCTCTAGAGCTCAACTCTTTCCTTGTTACCGACAAAGCCGTAACGCAGACGACTGGAGGGCCTACAAGGAAGCCCGGAGATCAGTAAAGCAACTTCTTAAGAATGCCGCGTGTGACTACATCTGCAGAGAAGTCCAATTACACAAAGATAATCCTGGATCTCTGTGGAAGATAATTCATACTTGTATTCcatccaaagaaaaagaatctCCGGTCTATAGCAGAGACACTGAGCTAGTTGCTAACAATTTCAAGCAACTTTTCGTCTCTGTTGGGAGAAATGCTGCTCAAACCGCCGCACAGTTGGCCATAGTCAACGACATCAACACTTCTGATACAAGCCTATTCTCACCACCAACGATCAGTGCCTCAGCTGAGGAACAATTCAATTTCACCCCAGTCACCTGCTTACAGGTCGAATGTATTGTATTATCTATGCCTTCTAATAAGTCTCCGGGACCCGACAAAGTCAGCATGCGCACCTTCAAAGACTGCCTCCCTGTTATCGTTGGCCCGTTAACAGACATCATCAACTGTTCTTTTGCAActtcaacatttccaaattcttgGAAAACGTCTGAGGCCATACCACTACTGAAAGATGGAGATCACAAGGAGCCAACAAATAATCGCCCCCTTTCGATCCTTGCTGTTGCCTCAAAGATCTGCGAGAAGGTAGCACTCCAATGTTTCAACAATTATCTGCAACGTAACGGCCTCCTTAGGTAA